One genomic window of Sodaliphilus pleomorphus includes the following:
- a CDS encoding radical SAM protein, with protein MQTVLFHSTVYGPIHSRRLGISLGINLMPNDGKICSFDCVYCEAGWNAQGQGRDGVPSRAAVKRALKKKLNEMKEAGSGLDVITFSGNGEPTLHPDFKGIIHDTLLLRNQYYPEAKVSVLSNATMAGKPAVKEALLTVDNNILKLDSAIAHTMRTINQPLNPGCLPEGVIDDLKDYNGQCIVQTCLLRGEHNGVKIDNTTSAEIDALIEAYKLINPREVMIYAIDRATPEKNLEKVTPQELDAIKARIEAAGIKVQANG; from the coding sequence ATGCAAACGGTATTATTCCACAGCACTGTATATGGGCCCATCCACAGCCGCCGGCTGGGCATCTCCCTGGGTATCAACCTCATGCCCAACGACGGCAAGATATGCTCGTTCGACTGCGTGTATTGCGAGGCCGGCTGGAACGCCCAGGGCCAGGGCCGCGACGGCGTGCCCAGCCGCGCCGCAGTGAAACGGGCCTTGAAAAAGAAGCTCAACGAGATGAAGGAAGCCGGCAGCGGCCTCGACGTCATCACCTTCAGCGGCAACGGCGAGCCCACACTGCACCCCGACTTCAAGGGCATCATTCACGACACCCTGCTGCTGCGCAACCAGTATTATCCCGAGGCCAAGGTGAGCGTGCTCAGCAACGCCACCATGGCCGGCAAGCCTGCAGTGAAAGAAGCCCTGCTCACGGTCGACAACAACATCCTCAAGCTCGACTCGGCCATCGCCCACACCATGCGCACCATCAACCAGCCGCTCAATCCAGGCTGCCTGCCCGAGGGCGTGATCGACGACCTCAAGGACTACAACGGTCAGTGCATCGTGCAGACGTGCCTGCTGCGCGGCGAGCACAACGGGGTGAAAATCGACAACACCACCAGCGCCGAGATCGACGCCCTCATCGAGGCCTACAAGCTCATCAATCCCCGCGAGGTGATGATCTATGCCATCGACCGCGCCACTCCCGAGAAAAACCTCGAGAAGGTGACCCCACAAGAGCTCGACGCCATCAAGGCCCGCATCGAGGCTGCCGGCATCAAGGTACAAGCCAACGGCTAA
- a CDS encoding RagB/SusD family nutrient uptake outer membrane protein — translation MKKTILYMLAASTLVLASCDDMLDKQPRSQFVNNPAFWSNENSVLTYSNTMYENYSGYGYGGNGGWFYFKSLSDDQANPDFDNWTFTSVPNTSSYWSDGFAEVRRCNYMIVGLASSSLPAATRNNFMAIARLNRAWQYYQLVREYGDVQWENYAVIDPADPTVQGERTDRDVVIDSVVADLDYAIANLTAQRGANSWSKDMALAMKSDVCLYEGTYCKYRTEAENGKAPDLNRAANYLRQCVDASEQLMTSGRYTLSANYGDVYNSLDLSQNSEVIFWRNYAKDVQGHSTVDYTTGSTAQRGITKDAVDAFLFRDGKPLATTTLDTDDKATLNANGNYVVTKMLANRDKRLGVIIDSVVCFKDHGWARTPGLAEMTSSTGYTVHKYDNLEMGADNPTLYRNGIGTGYTDAPIYWLAVIYLNDAEAKAELGTITQSDLDATINKLQARAGLPDMTLNPAADPANNQGVSNLLWEIRRVRRCELMTDNWYRYWDLVRWHQLDKLDSGKYPNINLGANLSNVANVSVKVDNGYAVATNATRTWDSRNYFFPVPQTQITLNSKTTQNPGWK, via the coding sequence ATGAAAAAAACGATTTTATATATGCTGGCTGCATCGACGCTGGTGCTTGCAAGCTGCGACGACATGCTCGATAAGCAGCCTCGCTCGCAGTTTGTCAACAATCCGGCGTTCTGGAGCAACGAGAACTCGGTGCTCACCTACAGCAACACAATGTATGAGAACTACTCGGGCTACGGCTATGGCGGCAATGGCGGATGGTTCTACTTCAAGAGCCTGAGCGACGACCAGGCCAACCCCGACTTCGACAACTGGACCTTCACCTCGGTGCCCAACACGTCGAGTTACTGGAGCGACGGCTTCGCCGAGGTGCGCCGTTGCAACTACATGATCGTGGGCCTGGCCTCGTCGTCGCTGCCCGCTGCAACGCGCAACAACTTCATGGCCATTGCCCGCCTCAACCGCGCCTGGCAGTACTATCAGCTCGTGCGCGAGTATGGCGATGTGCAGTGGGAAAACTATGCAGTGATCGACCCTGCCGATCCCACTGTACAGGGTGAGCGCACCGACCGCGATGTGGTGATCGACAGCGTGGTGGCCGACCTCGACTATGCGATCGCCAACCTCACCGCCCAGCGCGGCGCCAACTCGTGGAGCAAGGACATGGCCCTGGCCATGAAGAGCGACGTGTGCCTCTATGAAGGCACCTATTGCAAGTACCGCACCGAGGCCGAGAACGGCAAGGCTCCCGACCTGAACCGCGCTGCCAACTACCTGCGCCAGTGCGTCGATGCCAGTGAGCAGCTCATGACCAGCGGCCGCTACACGCTGAGCGCCAACTATGGCGACGTGTACAACAGCCTCGACTTGAGCCAGAACAGCGAAGTCATCTTCTGGCGCAACTATGCCAAGGATGTGCAGGGCCACAGCACCGTCGACTACACCACGGGCTCGACGGCCCAGCGCGGCATCACCAAGGATGCTGTCGACGCCTTCCTCTTCCGCGATGGCAAGCCGCTGGCTACCACCACGCTCGACACCGACGACAAGGCCACCCTCAATGCCAATGGCAACTATGTGGTGACCAAGATGCTCGCCAACCGCGACAAGCGCCTGGGCGTGATCATCGACTCGGTGGTGTGCTTCAAGGACCATGGTTGGGCTCGCACGCCAGGCCTGGCCGAGATGACCTCGTCGACGGGCTACACCGTGCACAAGTATGACAACCTCGAGATGGGTGCCGACAACCCCACGCTCTACCGCAACGGTATAGGCACGGGCTACACCGACGCTCCCATCTACTGGCTGGCTGTAATCTATCTGAACGATGCCGAGGCCAAGGCCGAGCTGGGCACCATCACTCAGAGCGACCTCGATGCCACGATCAACAAGCTGCAAGCACGTGCCGGCCTGCCCGACATGACGCTCAACCCGGCAGCCGACCCGGCCAACAACCAGGGCGTGAGCAACCTGCTGTGGGAAATACGCCGCGTGCGCCGTTGCGAGCTCATGACCGACAACTGGTACCGCTATTGGGACCTCGTGCGTTGGCACCAGCTCGACAAGCTCGACAGTGGCAAGTATCCCAACATCAACCTGGGTGCCAACCTGAGCAATGTGGCCAATGTGAGTGTGAAGGTCGACAACGGCTATGCCGTGGCTACCAATGCTACCCGCACGTGGGACAGCCGCAACTACTTCTTCCCCGTGCCGCAAACGCAGATCACGCTTAACAGCAAGACCACGCAGAACCCTGGCTGGAAGTAA